The window aaagagaagattgGCATTTGATGCCGTGTAGAAATAGAAATAAGGAAACGGGTAAGGAGGTTGTCGCCCTTGTGACTGTCCCTTAGGGGATGGTGGCGACGGTGGAGCTGATGGGGGCGAGCCTTTTCCATCGGAAGATATCTGTGGAGGTGGTGGCGTGGACTCAAAATAGTAAAACCGTGGCGGCGGTGGATGGATAACGGTAATTAACGGTGGCGGTGAAAGCGATTGCGAAAGTGGCGGGGGAGAGTGTTTGCGTGGCGGTGGAGGCGGTGGAGAAGTGGATGACGGCAATGTGGGAGACGGAGGTGGTGACGACGACGTGGAGGGAGAGGGTTTTGAAGGCGGAGGGGAGCAAATGGTGGGACATGTGGAACATTCACTGATGCAAAGTGGtgtgaggacatttgtttgatCGGACGTTGATGATGCAACTACTACGACCATGACCAAtgcaatgatgatgatgatgagtccCATGTTGATATGATCTAAAAAAGTTGGTGGTAATTTGGAGAGTGGAATAATGTTCATTGCTTAGGTTAGTTGGTTGGTCATTTATAAATTATGTGATGGCTTGATACTAAGATGCTTTCTTGATGGATTGTTTTTGCTGGAAAGTTAATAGTAAATTTTGAGAATAAAAAAAGACAATGTTTGTTAAgctttatatgtttttcttaatcatCTTTCTTACGGTAAAGATGCAAACATAGCTtttcgaaaaaaatatattattaagcctaaatttttcaacattttgtttttttctatttggaGGTGAGAatgatcttttgaaaaaaaaaattgatttcattatatttcaaatgactTATGATATTCCTTTCTCAACTCATACTCAATAATAATCCATTTTATGAAGCAACTAATCCTAGAACTAAAAAGTGTCACACtctccaaatttttttgttcggtcattattgttctttttttatacTTTGCTTTCAAAGCTGGCTTTGTATCGATTCCATTTTATAAAGGTCGCCATTGTATTGATTCGTTCatcttttaatcttttcttaTGTTAATCACTTATTCTTTGGGAGCCAAATATTGCTTTTAGTTGTAACCGGGTGATTTTATAAAGTTGAAACCCAAAATTAATTGGGCTGCCTGTATGTACGTGGCCCCTTGTAAAATAGGGTTTCAACTCGTGTACCTTTGTACTTTAAGATTCTACCTATTTCCCCCTAGACAACATATATTCTTCTCAATTCTACATAAGTTAATTTATTTCTatctaattaaccaaaattaattaagctgTAATAAATCAAcgttttgtgttttaaaattgataattcgCGATTATTGTACCGTGATTGGCTTAACCCGACCAAAAATATTAGACCcgaaaattgttttctttaccCATAAAaccaaatcgatttggggaaacctataataaatcaattttttcccAAATCGATTTGGTTTTATGggtaaagaaaacaatttccGGGTCTAATATTTTTGGTCAGGTTAAGTCAATCGCGGTACAGTAATCGctaattatcaattttaaaacgCAAAACGTTGATTTATTAcagcttaattaattttggttaattagatagaaataaattaatatatgtggAATTGGGAAGAATATATGTTGTCTAGGGGAAATAGGTAGAGCCTTAAAGTACATGGGTACACGAGAGGAAATAGGAGGCCTCATACAGGCATCCCAAATTAATTTGAACTCTTTtgagatgaaaataaaaataataacccATGAAGCTTtccacacaaaaataaataaaatctatatcaaAATCATATTCTCTCACAAAATTAGAAATGAAACTTCAGAAGAACATAAATAGTTTGAATAAATCAATAGCTTCGACTTAGTTGTGCTACGAGAAGAGTAACAATAAGCCGCCACTGCATTTTGTTCTATACTTTTTCATCGGAAAGCCAGAAAGAAAGGTGGAAGCTATCATGTTAcagagatatataatattaacaaGGGTTAGATTTTAGAAGTCATCTCATCATGGCACTTCACTTACCACtttcttactttctttcttGAGAATCAAGCAATCTTTCTATTCAGTTCCTCGTCAAAGTCTTGAAAAGATTTAAGAAGCATATGATCTTCAGACCCGGTTGTTATTTATGGCATCCTAATGAATAAGACAGTGTATTATTGAAAGTGTAAGCAATTGGGGTAATTTAACTTGGTACTTTTCAAGACTTTGTTTAGGGCTTCATATGTGTAGTAATATTACCTGATTCATTGTCCATCCCCAAGCTTTTTAACCGGAGAAGCTCTGGAACTATTTCTTTTCCAAGATCTGGTCTATCTCTCTTCCTTAGCTCTGCACATTGTAGACATAACTTAGCAAAATTTGTAGCTTCTTCGACCGGCCAATCTGTCACGGCCGGGTCAAGCAGATCCTTGAAAGTTCCTTTATCGATTGCCCTCGACACATGATGAGCCAAACCCATTGGATTCTTTGCAGTGATGATCTGAAGCAGCATTATCCCTAATGAGTATATGTCTGATTTCGTGGTTAACTTGCCCGTTTGCTGGTACTCAGGGTCTATGTAACAGAACGTTCCTGCTGCAGATGTCATGTGGAACTGCGTGACTGTATTAGCCACTGACGCGGGTACTAACCGAGCTAATCCAACGTCACTGATCTTGCTCACGTAGTTTTTATCTAAGAGTATATTGGCAGGTTTTAGGTCACGATGAACCAGAGGCTCTGGCTTTGCttggtgaaggaaggagagTGCAGTAGCGATCTCTGCAGCTATTTGAAACCTTTTCCTCCATGAAAGAGGAGGCGAGTTTCCTCTACGGAAGAGTCTATCCTCTAAGCTCCCATTTTCCATGAACTCATACACCAAACACCCATATTCCGGACATGcaccaagaagaagaaccatgtGAGGATGTCTTATGCTACTTAGAACCTCGACTTCTTGTTGAAACTGTTTCTTTCCTTGAGCAGCATCAGGTCTCAAGACTTTGATTGCGACAGGTGTGTGATCAAGTGTGCCGTAATAGACTGGTCCATACCCACCTTCTCCTATTTTTCTGTTGTTTGCAAAGTTGTCAGTAGcctcttcaatctcttcaataGAGTATCTTCTGTACCGGACATCGTTCTGTACCAAAGCGCTAAGAGCACGATCTTTCTCCTGAGATTCTCTTCTTGCTTTAATCTCTGcttgctttcttctttgtcCTTCCAACTCAGCCATTCTCTGCGCTTTCTCAGCTGCTTCTATAGCAGCTCTGCACTTGGCCTTCTCCATTTCCGCAACAGCTAAAGCTGCCTCTTCAGAAACTCTAGCTTCCTCAAATCTTCTAGCTTCTTCCATTTTCCACAGGTTAAGCTCATTTGCCTTCAAAAACCAAGAGAGAGCCAGAAAGTATCAGATGgagcacacacaaaaaaaacatcctcGTCAACTAGCTCTTGAACAAAGTCTTACTTTCTTTTTTGCATTAAGAGCTTCTTTGCAGGCTGAGCTATACATGTCCATGGTTTGCTTGAGTTCAATCTTTAACCTTTTCATCTCAGCTTCAATATCTCTCTGCAAATAACCATTAAGTGAATACTAAATCTTATCCATCATCATAGACATATTGCTCTACTGTGTTTAAACATACCGTTGATTGTGAAACAGACTCATCAGAAGAAGCTGATGCACCAACAACGAGATCTAAATTCTCAGCAGTAAGGTCAATAGAAGcacccatcatcatcatagacCCAACATCACCTTCATCAGTAAATGAGTTTCTTGCAGAAGAAGAGTTCTTTTGACATCTTGGCTGCctaaaatcataactaaaatcCAATGATCCATTTGTAGGAATCTTCTGCATTTCTCTCACTGGTTTGTATCCATTGCCATCATGGGAATGCCTCTCTGGAGTTGAGTTCCTTGCACTACGCTGATTCCTACAAATGTCCTCAAGAAACATGATTTACTACAAAATCACCATAGCAGCAAATTAAGCAGACATTACAAAAGAGTACCTAGGTAAATGATCTTGGTCATTGTCAGATATATGAAACGTAGATGAAGGTGCACGAGGTGGGACGAGTGTGTTTGTGATAGGTCTTTGAGCTGTTTTAGAAGACTGGACTTTGCCTTTAGAGATGACATAGATGGAACAAAACTCAGGCGTTGATTTGAGAACGGAAGCAGGAACGTCATGTGATTTGGTGAACTTGAGAGATCTTGCGAATGGGCTTTTTGAGGATGATCCCAACACGAGGTTGGTCACAAGGTTGTTGTTCACGTAATCCAATACTGCTTTCGCTACGTCTGTATCGTCTAGAATCACCTCCAGCATTGTAATCTAAACATTGACAAAAGACAAACACATCaggtatggtttttttttttaaatgcataTAAAGTGTTCAATGGGAAATTTATATACCCCTTTGCGTGCACAATAACCTCTGTATGGAACAAAAAGCTGGTTTAATTCATTATCACCAACGTTACCTCCatctgcaacaacaacatttGTTAAAGTTAATCCGATTAAGAAGATAAACAATTATGATTTAGGTGAGTGTGAATATGAGGAGAAGATACCTACTGTTTGAATTTTTAAGACGAACATGGACTAGAATCATGCTGGTGTTATTGTTCATATTGAAGAGATGATCAACGGCCCAACGAACAGCGTAGTGACTGTTCTTGTCTTTGTCAATAGCGACAACCGTGGAGTTCACTGGGGCGTGGCCGTGGCCATCCTCCGGTGGGTTAGGACGAGCCATTAATTATATTCTAAATAAATTTAGTCAGGTGTTACcagacctctctctctctctctttcttagtCGTGTCTGGgaacaagaagagagaagagcagagaaagaagacgaagaagattgtgaaaaagcttttcttcttcttctgggtcTTTTAACaattctctcctctcttcttcctgtTTTTCAAAGTTTGTTTCTCCCACGAtcaaactaacttttttttttccttttcttcattagaaacaaaacagagaaaaaagcGGGAGTCTAGGATTTATATTAACCATTGTTTTTTGTATAATCGCTTTTTTTAAGgaggattctctattttatgGAGGGGGTGTGGCTTCTTCTAGaataaaacatgcaaaatcTTTCTTTGTTATTCGGATTAGCTTCTAGATTGGTTAATTAGCAAGTTTGTATtacatatgtatgtatataaattttggttaaTATCTAAACTCTTTTGagatatttacaaaaaccaTTAAGATATTAAAATCTCGCATGTCGGTTTGCATGTGATTTGTGGGTCCGAAAAGAGTGGCTGTCACTGCTGAGTTTAGAGCCACTCGAGAAACGAGTGACTTACCCTGACGAATTGGAAGACTATGACATGTATAGtatagcataaaaaaaaacatgtctttTCTAAAGTGTACAAACCAAACTTGTTGGCTCATTCGAGTAGCATACACACCAGAGAATGATATCTCATTGAGCTATATTGTACATTCATGCTTTACCACTCATCAAAAGAGACTGGAAATAATTGTAtagtatgtttatatataatttaagtttctTCTATTCCCTCATATATCATCTGTGATCTAAAGGTACAATAATACATTAGgcataaacaaaagaatcaaaagtttagttttagttttatcatATAAGAGGAAACTAAAAAAGAACATTtccagtcttttttttttttttataggaatgAAGTACCCGCGAGGCCGTGATGCAATAGATTATGCGAGATGGTATCTCTTGCCTTCATAGCATTTGCCGATCTCAATGCGTTTTCAGGCAAAACCTCATCATCAATCACTTCAACCATCAGCTCCGGCTCCATTCTCTCCTCTCTGATTTCACATATGTTGTGAAGCACACAGCACGCCCCCAATACCGTAGGCAGGTCCTGAAGCTTCACTTCAGTCCGTTTCTGTAGACACGCCCACCGTCCTTTTAACCTCCCAAACGCTTCTTTAGCCACTCTCTGCACATCACTCATCTTCTCATTAAACGCGTGCTGCGTCCACGTCAAGTTCTGTTGCGTGTATGGAACCAAAACCCAGTCCAATAACGGATGCCCCGGTCCACCAGCGACCCACATCCCTTTCAACAAACCTCCATTGTTAGCTCTTTGATACAACAACGACTTCTCCAACACCTGATCATCAGGCATTGACCCTGGCCATCCGATGCACAAGTCAGTAAAAACACCTTTCGGGTTCACAACGGCCTGAATCGTGATCGAATACGAAGTCTTCTGGTTCCTCTCAGTATGCCTCTTATTGAAATAAGCAGCTACACTAATCTTAGGAGCTATGATCGGAATGTGAGTGGTATACATAGAGCCAACAACGTTTGGTATACCCGAAACCGATTCGAACGTTTCTCTAATGTTTCTAAGAGACTCATCATCAGGCCATTGGAGATACTTAGGCATCAAAACATCTTTAATGGCTTTACATACCTCAAGAACAAGCTTGTGGCAAGTTGAGATACCTAAACCAAACTTCTTAGAGACAAGACGAAGCGGCTCACCGGTGGCTAATCTCCATATACAAACCGCGACTCGCTGCCGCACAGGAATCGCGTTTCTCAACGCGGTGTCTTCTTTGGCAACCGCGGAGTTAAGCTCGTCGCAGATTAACGCAAACGTGGATTTGGACATTCTAACACGCTTTTTTGAAATCCTCTTCAGGATAATCCAATCGGCTACACTCT is drawn from Camelina sativa cultivar DH55 chromosome 8, Cs, whole genome shotgun sequence and contains these coding sequences:
- the LOC104705470 gene encoding U-box domain-containing protein 52-like isoform X2: MFVLKIQTVDGGNVGDNELNQLFVPYRGYCARKGITMLEVILDDTDVAKAVLDYVNNNLVTNLVLGSSSKSPFARSLKFTKSHDVPASVLKSTPEFCSIYVISKGKVQSSKTAQRPITNTLVPPRAPSSTFHISDNDQDHLPRNQRSARNSTPERHSHDGNGYKPVREMQKIPTNGSLDFSYDFRQPRCQKNSSSARNSFTDEGDVGSMMMMGASIDLTAENLDLVVGASASSDESVSQSTRDIEAEMKRLKIELKQTMDMYSSACKEALNAKKKANELNLWKMEEARRFEEARVSEEAALAVAEMEKAKCRAAIEAAEKAQRMAELEGQRRKQAEIKARRESQEKDRALSALVQNDVRYRRYSIEEIEEATDNFANNRKIGEGGYGPVYYGTLDHTPVAIKVLRPDAAQGKKQFQQEVEVLSSIRHPHMVLLLGACPEYGCLVYEFMENGSLEDRLFRRGNSPPLSWRKRFQIAAEIATALSFLHQAKPEPLVHRDLKPANILLDKNYVSKISDVGLARLVPASVANTVTQFHMTSAAGTFCYIDPEYQQTGKLTTKSDIYSLGIMLLQIITAKNPMGLAHHVSRAIDKGTFKDLLDPAVTDWPVEEATNFAKLCLQCAELRKRDRPDLGKEIVPELLRLKSLGMDNESGCHK
- the LOC104705470 gene encoding U-box domain-containing protein 52-like isoform X1, which codes for MARPNPPEDGHGHAPVNSTVVAIDKDKNSHYAVRWAVDHLFNMNNNTSMILVHVRLKNSNNGGNVGDNELNQLFVPYRGYCARKGITMLEVILDDTDVAKAVLDYVNNNLVTNLVLGSSSKSPFARSLKFTKSHDVPASVLKSTPEFCSIYVISKGKVQSSKTAQRPITNTLVPPRAPSSTFHISDNDQDHLPRNQRSARNSTPERHSHDGNGYKPVREMQKIPTNGSLDFSYDFRQPRCQKNSSSARNSFTDEGDVGSMMMMGASIDLTAENLDLVVGASASSDESVSQSTRDIEAEMKRLKIELKQTMDMYSSACKEALNAKKKANELNLWKMEEARRFEEARVSEEAALAVAEMEKAKCRAAIEAAEKAQRMAELEGQRRKQAEIKARRESQEKDRALSALVQNDVRYRRYSIEEIEEATDNFANNRKIGEGGYGPVYYGTLDHTPVAIKVLRPDAAQGKKQFQQEVEVLSSIRHPHMVLLLGACPEYGCLVYEFMENGSLEDRLFRRGNSPPLSWRKRFQIAAEIATALSFLHQAKPEPLVHRDLKPANILLDKNYVSKISDVGLARLVPASVANTVTQFHMTSAAGTFCYIDPEYQQTGKLTTKSDIYSLGIMLLQIITAKNPMGLAHHVSRAIDKGTFKDLLDPAVTDWPVEEATNFAKLCLQCAELRKRDRPDLGKEIVPELLRLKSLGMDNESGCHK
- the LOC104705469 gene encoding sulfated surface glycoprotein 185-like, which codes for MNIIPLSKLPPTFLDHINMGLIIIIIALVMVVVVASSTSDQTNVLTPLCISECSTCPTICSPPPSKPSPSTSSSPPPSPTLPSSTSPPPPPPRKHSPPPLSQSLSPPPLITVIHPPPPRFYYFESTPPPPQISSDGKGSPPSAPPSPPSPKGQSQGRQPPYPFPYFYFYTASNANLLFSSSFLISLVIFSLSIFLNGSLV